A DNA window from Vigna angularis cultivar LongXiaoDou No.4 chromosome 1, ASM1680809v1, whole genome shotgun sequence contains the following coding sequences:
- the LOC108341863 gene encoding putative E3 ubiquitin-protein ligase RING1a, whose translation MSGLSLPDEPPPEQSREEVQSENEVESDRRNSSSDEDFCMEIDLSDISEDLQCPICLGVIRKTKIVMECLHRFCGECIEKSIRLCKNECPVCREHYPGGCTLGDDRHYDHLISIIHPDIAEYEEASFRRQIKELERKQKARATAVGFARRRRTIRKDINDKNGGKD comes from the exons ATGTCAGGACTGAGCCTCCCCGACGAGCCTCCACCGGAGCAATCCCGAGAAGAAGTGCAATCTGAAAATGAAGTTG AATCAGATCGAAGAAATTCATCGAGCGACGAGGACTT TTGTATGGAAATAGACTTGTCAGATATAAGCGAGGATCTTCAGTGTCCTATCTGCCTAG GTGTAATTCGAAAAACCAAAATTGTTATGGAATGCTTGCATCGGTTTTGCGGAGAATGCATTGAGAAATCCATACGCCTTTG CAAGAACGAATGCCCAGTTTGTCGTGAACATTATCCTGGCGGATGCACACTAGGGGATGATCGCCACTATGATCATCTCATTTCTATCATCCATCCTGATATTGCAGAGTACGAGGAGGCG TCTTTCCGAcgtcaaataaaagaattggaGAGGAAACAGAAGGCCAGGGCAACCGCTGTAGGGTTTGCAAGGAGACGCAGAACAATCAGAAAAGATATTAATGATAAGAATGGAGGAAAAGACTGA